A part of uncultured Fibrobacter sp. genomic DNA contains:
- a CDS encoding ATPase, T2SS/T4P/T4SS family, translating to MATEIEALLDYALNIGASEVIVSEGLSPSVRLAGRVCTIPDAPVVERGSIVEFLGELETESGSLVGGPWVNTHWRVRYFREARGNAAVFRPILEQCPDFSALGITENMNNLLGFSSGLVVFGGPACSGKTTTASAYVGTLCSSRMLRASFVGKEELHINSGESLVLQDSTTKIEKRMDQALRSGTDLFWMGDFERDNLLPMLEAANAGALVVVNVTAGNSVGVLEALLSASAPEMRSLVRTMLAAVLKAVVVQRLLPTADEKGIVPAWEVLYNTQNVATHIRNGEHFKLPSIIASSASEGMLLMDDCLAELVRSGYVNREDAGKYVSNPARLA from the coding sequence ATGGCTACAGAAATAGAAGCTCTTTTGGATTATGCGCTGAATATTGGTGCTAGCGAAGTGATTGTCTCGGAAGGCCTTTCTCCTTCGGTGCGCTTGGCTGGCCGTGTGTGTACGATTCCCGATGCTCCGGTTGTTGAACGGGGCTCGATTGTTGAATTTTTGGGCGAACTCGAAACAGAAAGTGGTTCGTTGGTAGGCGGCCCGTGGGTGAACACTCATTGGCGTGTCCGTTATTTCCGCGAAGCGCGCGGTAATGCGGCTGTGTTCCGTCCGATTTTGGAACAGTGTCCCGATTTCTCTGCTTTGGGAATTACAGAGAATATGAACAACCTTCTCGGGTTCAGTTCGGGCCTTGTCGTGTTCGGTGGACCGGCATGCAGCGGCAAGACGACGACGGCATCGGCATACGTGGGCACGCTGTGTTCGAGCAGGATGTTGCGTGCGAGTTTTGTCGGGAAAGAGGAATTGCATATCAATTCTGGCGAAAGCCTTGTCCTCCAGGACTCTACAACGAAAATTGAAAAGAGAATGGATCAGGCGCTCCGCAGCGGGACGGACCTCTTCTGGATGGGAGATTTTGAACGCGATAACTTGCTCCCGATGCTCGAAGCGGCCAATGCAGGGGCGCTTGTCGTTGTGAACGTGACGGCGGGTAACTCTGTCGGTGTGCTCGAAGCTTTGCTGTCTGCTTCGGCTCCCGAAATGCGTTCTCTTGTGCGTACGATGCTTGCGGCCGTGCTCAAGGCTGTCGTGGTGCAGCGCCTGTTGCCCACTGCCGACGAGAAGGGGATTGTCCCTGCCTGGGAAGTCTTGTACAATACGCAGAATGTGGCGACGCACATTCGTAATGGTGAACATTTCAAGTTGCCTTCAATTATTGCGTCGTCGGCTTCGGAAGGCATGTTGTTGATGGATGATTGCCTGGCGGAGCTTGTTCGTTCAGGTTATGTAAATCGTGAAGATGCGGGGAAATATGTTTCTAATCCGGCCCGCCTTGCTTAA
- a CDS encoding patatin-like phospholipase family protein, translated as MRIQCALAVSFVSLAFAAGEPAPVDSLPVPPVEQPSADSVLAAFDSVGTVDTVVKVDSVVKTDSIVPADSTVADLSLKNMKSVLYLSGGEDSPWFYLGVLYAIEEYHVPVDSIVGTSWGAWVGFLWSRGMRLDDMQRLFLEEDFEPFIGRDNIAAKTEPNPFEWPISLDGVPSLRYRFALRQDSIGAPRRVAKSLVVDSAGVERTLATLRFQESLFRQSAKAKIPFSVLGCDGVVGNTSVDVLKSLPLPGNGESGEICPYLALPAEDSPDEFPIIVIADPVRAEVTGNPWQRVLKKYAAEGLNNRPGLIVRAHSIQDSLHNTRIQAGFSAMEKRVNTLSFGPERKKAYETMKSETYPWFRYNPTFDSLSAEKHVSAKSYWDETDTGAVAPRRFAYALTQNPVYDSLSFNMQPNGDMIVGAKSSPVFDIAAGGFGSNAFGPNFYGEMGVRFIDQMEFDLNVAGFWGYNSYGLRPHFNIDRLWNKNWSISFAYEWQKVRPLTSFNNDIPHEDRIYSERRSDLSAKATYSLSETQDVSLGFIFGNREFEMDTLAYDEHFFNTYPVSPSLHYELRSGRQDKWFATEGYALNADLGLQSIGFELGRADLIPIYWKGEMDAYYAVSPRKYATFIFGAAGGFEQYHEEGYGYVYPKAFDYEVLSNCYRFHPEATPWSTEWYNATLASHHYGLLRMSAALHYKGNGLWLFGAYVRDFEDNPSVELGNNKVVLEPTFRLTYRSINALFGMTRTVDFKTASDLNKFGDYKYFVRIGNYNLF; from the coding sequence GTGCGCATTCAGTGTGCCTTGGCTGTTTCGTTTGTGTCGCTTGCCTTCGCGGCGGGTGAACCTGCTCCTGTTGATTCTTTGCCTGTCCCTCCCGTGGAACAACCTTCTGCGGATTCTGTCTTGGCTGCTTTTGATTCAGTCGGGACCGTTGATACGGTGGTGAAGGTGGATTCCGTCGTGAAAACGGATTCGATTGTGCCTGCCGATTCTACAGTAGCGGACTTGTCTTTGAAGAATATGAAGTCGGTGCTTTACTTGAGCGGCGGCGAGGATTCTCCCTGGTTCTACCTGGGTGTGCTTTACGCTATCGAGGAATATCATGTTCCGGTTGATTCTATTGTAGGCACGTCGTGGGGGGCTTGGGTCGGGTTCTTGTGGTCCAGGGGAATGCGCTTGGACGATATGCAGAGGCTTTTCTTGGAAGAAGACTTTGAACCGTTTATCGGCCGTGACAACATTGCAGCAAAGACGGAACCGAATCCTTTTGAATGGCCAATTTCTTTGGATGGAGTTCCGAGTCTCAGGTACCGGTTTGCTTTGCGGCAGGATTCTATTGGTGCCCCACGTCGCGTAGCTAAATCTCTTGTTGTAGATTCGGCGGGTGTGGAACGAACTTTGGCGACACTCCGATTCCAGGAGAGCTTGTTCCGTCAATCGGCCAAAGCCAAGATTCCTTTTTCAGTGTTGGGTTGCGATGGAGTTGTCGGCAATACGAGCGTAGATGTCTTGAAATCGCTTCCTTTGCCGGGTAATGGGGAATCGGGAGAGATTTGCCCCTACTTGGCTTTGCCGGCAGAGGATTCTCCCGACGAATTCCCTATCATTGTCATTGCGGACCCTGTGCGTGCTGAGGTTACGGGGAATCCGTGGCAACGTGTTTTGAAAAAATACGCCGCAGAGGGCTTGAATAACCGCCCGGGCTTGATTGTTCGTGCTCATTCAATCCAAGATTCTCTCCACAATACTCGTATCCAGGCTGGTTTTTCTGCTATGGAAAAACGGGTAAACACGCTGTCGTTTGGGCCAGAACGGAAAAAAGCTTATGAGACAATGAAGTCTGAAACGTATCCGTGGTTCCGCTATAATCCGACATTTGATAGTTTGTCTGCAGAAAAGCATGTCTCTGCAAAATCGTATTGGGATGAAACGGATACAGGGGCAGTCGCTCCGCGTCGCTTCGCGTATGCTCTCACGCAAAATCCTGTCTATGATTCGCTTTCGTTCAATATGCAACCGAATGGCGACATGATTGTTGGGGCTAAATCTTCGCCTGTATTCGATATTGCCGCGGGTGGTTTTGGTTCCAACGCATTTGGCCCGAACTTCTATGGCGAGATGGGCGTCCGCTTTATTGACCAGATGGAATTTGACCTGAATGTCGCAGGGTTCTGGGGTTATAACAGTTATGGCTTACGTCCGCATTTCAATATAGACCGTTTATGGAATAAGAACTGGAGCATTTCGTTTGCTTACGAATGGCAGAAGGTTCGCCCACTCACATCCTTCAACAACGATATCCCTCATGAGGACCGTATTTATTCAGAACGCCGTAGCGACCTCTCGGCAAAGGCGACGTATTCGTTGAGCGAAACGCAGGATGTCTCGCTTGGATTCATATTCGGCAACAGAGAATTTGAGATGGATACGCTTGCATACGATGAACACTTCTTCAATACCTATCCTGTTTCGCCGAGTTTGCATTACGAACTGCGTTCTGGCAGGCAGGACAAGTGGTTCGCCACGGAGGGATATGCCCTCAATGCCGACCTGGGGCTGCAGTCCATTGGTTTTGAACTGGGCCGTGCCGATTTGATTCCCATTTATTGGAAGGGTGAAATGGATGCGTACTATGCGGTGTCTCCCAGAAAGTATGCGACGTTCATCTTTGGTGCTGCGGGAGGGTTTGAACAGTATCACGAAGAAGGCTATGGCTATGTTTACCCGAAAGCTTTTGATTACGAGGTCTTGAGCAACTGCTATAGGTTCCATCCGGAGGCAACTCCGTGGAGTACGGAGTGGTACAACGCCACGTTGGCTTCGCATCATTACGGACTGCTCAGAATGAGCGCTGCCTTGCATTACAAAGGGAATGGCCTGTGGCTCTTTGGTGCTTATGTTCGTGATTTTGAGGACAATCCGTCGGTGGAACTCGGCAACAACAAAGTTGTTTTGGAACCCACGTTTAGGTTGACATACCGGTCTATCAATGCGCTTTTCGGCATGACGAGAACGGTTGATTTCAAGACGGCCAGCGACTTGAATAAGTTTGGCGACTACAAGTACTTTGTCCGAATTGGCAATTACAATCTGTTCTAA
- the mltG gene encoding endolytic transglycosylase MltG encodes MKKIFFISTVILIILAIFACFQAKNRLNALSGNEKMVLLEIPKGSSPAKVSQILHENGIWTDDLAFQLWCRLYKPNLKAGWYEVPANSKLDEIIALFESGKNAVKKVTIPEGRASWEIPSYLTKAFPNLDTNRWNALIHDPKFTQSLGVSAKSLEGYLLPETYPFAVDADEEAIIKQMVAANLKLREQYKDMEGTMWDTLGSWHKVLTLASVVEEETGKPDERPLIAGVFHNRLRIGMPLGADPTVRFIFKNLTGPIYKSQLNSNSPYNTRKFKGLMPGPISNPGRKAIEAALKPAKTDALYFVAKDDGSGTHFFSSNLKDHNKYKNIAAKNRGE; translated from the coding sequence ATGAAGAAGATTTTTTTTATTTCGACGGTAATTTTAATCATTTTGGCGATTTTTGCCTGTTTTCAGGCAAAAAATAGGCTAAATGCACTCTCCGGCAACGAAAAAATGGTCCTTTTGGAAATCCCGAAGGGCAGTTCTCCCGCCAAAGTATCGCAAATTTTACATGAAAACGGTATCTGGACCGACGATTTGGCGTTCCAACTGTGGTGTCGTTTGTACAAACCGAACCTGAAAGCGGGCTGGTACGAAGTCCCCGCGAACAGCAAACTCGACGAAATCATCGCCCTTTTCGAAAGCGGAAAGAACGCCGTGAAGAAGGTGACCATCCCCGAAGGCCGCGCCTCGTGGGAAATCCCGTCGTACCTCACGAAAGCTTTCCCGAACCTCGACACGAATCGCTGGAACGCATTGATCCACGACCCGAAGTTCACCCAATCGCTCGGAGTCAGCGCCAAATCACTGGAAGGCTACCTGCTGCCCGAAACCTACCCATTCGCCGTAGACGCCGACGAAGAAGCCATCATCAAGCAGATGGTCGCAGCCAACCTGAAACTCCGCGAACAGTACAAAGACATGGAAGGGACGATGTGGGACACCCTCGGCAGTTGGCACAAAGTGCTCACACTGGCAAGCGTGGTCGAAGAAGAAACAGGCAAGCCCGACGAGCGTCCGCTCATCGCGGGAGTGTTCCATAACAGGCTGCGCATAGGTATGCCGCTCGGGGCAGACCCGACAGTCCGGTTCATCTTCAAGAACCTCACTGGCCCCATCTACAAGAGCCAGCTCAACAGCAACAGTCCCTACAATACGCGCAAATTCAAAGGGCTCATGCCCGGCCCCATATCGAATCCGGGCCGCAAAGCAATCGAAGCCGCTCTCAAGCCCGCCAAGACAGATGCGCTCTACTTTGTTGCAAAAGACGACGGATCGGGAACACATTTCTTCAGCAGCAACTTAAAAGACCACAACAAATACAAGAACATCGCCGCGAAGAACCGCGGAGAATAG
- a CDS encoding CIA30 family protein, giving the protein MKKIFITIMLAALAAFAVKPNRVGPVSTYGELKANGGKLSGSCPAYKDKTVQVRGMSLFWSSGADSSLVYYTAQAMGLMVKDMGIEVLRFALGAGDEKFDSHGRSYTTGGANDQKAMVSKLVRAAVENDIYIILDWHTEGTSSYTNDAKEFFSWAAQEFGQTNNVIFEIWNEPANGASMSNVKSHADQVIPAIRAHSDNLILVGSPDWSSHPEECAKAGISDNNYGCTLHFYAATGAHQVGSGYDGRASEAMSKGVPVFATEWGTVSSDGNGSPNQSASQAWVNWMNQNGVSWANWSASAIAEQSAAFSTLTLNQGLKYTQSGNMVKGWMNKSPSYSDCGLGNHLGSDTGDDGFSTGVADGATTDLIDDMEDGDRYTYTGGFWSAWADSDDDKDGRGSTKISNPKFTNDFGKETYDVLIPAKGGDDSKFMAGMEGIYIDQGSYKWAPYVAMGLNLTKDTANFTEFAKCTSISYKYKGAAHNFRVELSTITNYNFHFVDAEASGEWKTVELTPDMFQQHTTWADPQITDLKANLGKANRLAWEVNGVVDRPASEIQPLYDYLYVDDIRCNGASITAISALETPSSSSAGPTSSPASSSSSVGPTSSSGTGPAIQVVTVVDIDDVEDGNEVLKTTGTWYAYNDSVPGGLSTITNTYDPALPGYVVVFPGTEDPTNGTAGFVGLKGIVVNPGTYEERPFVALGLNMNADTTKGVDLSQCNAISYRYKGAAHDFKIQDGSVTDYDYHLSKVPASAEEWKTATLAFEDLLQMGWGEAKDLDFTHIKKMAWEVLGWKASMDQPKPNFLYVDDLKCVKVTKDAIKAVRIASNSIVLGVQGNNLSINIDKASSVRVQIFDLMGHAVSNSIESMHAGSNTVSLEKMSKGSYIVRVIRGSEAKAARVTIR; this is encoded by the coding sequence ATGAAAAAAATTTTTATAACGATTATGCTTGCCGCTTTGGCGGCTTTCGCTGTAAAGCCCAACAGGGTCGGTCCTGTGAGCACTTACGGCGAACTTAAGGCAAACGGCGGAAAACTGTCCGGTTCTTGCCCTGCTTATAAAGATAAGACAGTCCAGGTCAGAGGTATGAGCCTTTTCTGGAGCTCGGGTGCAGATAGCTCCCTTGTTTACTATACAGCCCAGGCTATGGGCCTCATGGTGAAGGACATGGGGATCGAAGTTCTTCGTTTTGCTTTGGGTGCCGGTGACGAAAAGTTCGATAGCCATGGTCGTTCTTACACCACGGGTGGTGCCAACGACCAGAAGGCAATGGTTAGCAAGCTTGTTCGTGCTGCCGTTGAAAACGACATTTACATTATCCTTGACTGGCATACCGAAGGTACTTCATCGTACACTAACGATGCGAAGGAATTCTTTAGCTGGGCTGCTCAGGAATTCGGTCAGACCAACAACGTTATCTTCGAAATTTGGAACGAACCGGCGAATGGCGCTTCCATGTCCAATGTGAAGAGTCATGCGGATCAGGTGATTCCTGCTATTCGTGCTCATTCCGACAACCTCATCCTCGTGGGTAGCCCCGATTGGTCCAGCCATCCGGAAGAATGCGCCAAAGCCGGCATCAGCGATAACAACTACGGCTGTACTCTCCACTTTTATGCTGCAACAGGTGCCCACCAGGTGGGTAGTGGATATGATGGACGTGCCTCTGAAGCTATGAGCAAGGGCGTTCCCGTGTTCGCTACGGAATGGGGTACTGTTAGTTCCGATGGTAACGGCTCTCCGAACCAGTCTGCCAGCCAGGCTTGGGTGAACTGGATGAACCAGAACGGCGTCTCCTGGGCGAACTGGTCTGCCTCCGCTATTGCCGAACAGTCCGCTGCGTTTTCGACTTTGACCTTGAACCAGGGATTGAAATATACTCAGTCTGGTAACATGGTGAAGGGTTGGATGAACAAGAGCCCGTCCTATTCCGATTGCGGCCTTGGCAACCACCTTGGTTCCGATACGGGTGATGACGGATTCTCCACCGGTGTTGCCGATGGTGCCACGACGGACCTCATCGACGACATGGAAGACGGCGACCGCTACACCTACACGGGAGGCTTCTGGTCTGCTTGGGCCGACTCCGATGACGACAAGGATGGTCGTGGTTCGACGAAGATTTCGAACCCGAAATTCACCAACGACTTCGGCAAGGAAACTTACGACGTGCTTATTCCCGCTAAGGGTGGCGATGATTCCAAGTTCATGGCCGGTATGGAAGGCATCTATATCGATCAGGGTTCCTACAAGTGGGCTCCGTATGTCGCCATGGGCTTGAACCTGACGAAGGATACCGCCAACTTTACTGAATTTGCAAAGTGCACCTCCATTTCTTACAAGTACAAGGGCGCTGCTCATAACTTCCGCGTCGAACTCTCCACGATCACCAACTACAACTTCCACTTTGTCGATGCCGAAGCATCGGGTGAATGGAAGACTGTTGAATTGACTCCGGATATGTTCCAGCAGCATACCACTTGGGCTGATCCGCAGATTACCGATTTGAAGGCAAACTTGGGCAAAGCCAACCGTTTGGCTTGGGAAGTGAACGGCGTTGTTGACCGCCCGGCTTCCGAAATCCAGCCGCTCTACGATTACCTCTATGTGGATGACATTCGCTGCAATGGCGCTTCTATCACTGCTATTTCCGCTTTGGAAACTCCGTCCAGCTCTTCTGCTGGTCCGACCTCTTCTCCGGCTTCTTCCAGCAGTAGCGTTGGTCCGACCTCCAGCAGTGGTACTGGTCCGGCCATTCAGGTTGTGACTGTTGTTGATATCGACGATGTTGAAGATGGCAATGAAGTTCTCAAGACGACGGGTACGTGGTATGCCTATAACGACAGCGTTCCGGGTGGTCTCTCCACTATCACGAACACTTATGATCCGGCTCTTCCGGGTTATGTTGTGGTGTTCCCGGGTACGGAAGATCCGACGAATGGTACGGCTGGCTTTGTCGGCCTGAAGGGCATCGTTGTGAATCCGGGTACTTACGAAGAAAGGCCTTTCGTTGCTCTCGGCCTTAACATGAACGCCGATACGACGAAGGGTGTTGACCTGAGCCAGTGCAATGCTATCAGCTACCGCTACAAGGGTGCCGCTCATGACTTCAAGATTCAGGACGGCTCCGTGACGGACTATGACTACCATCTGAGCAAGGTTCCTGCTTCTGCCGAAGAATGGAAGACTGCTACTCTCGCCTTTGAAGATCTTCTCCAGATGGGCTGGGGTGAAGCCAAGGATTTGGACTTTACCCACATCAAGAAGATGGCTTGGGAAGTTCTCGGTTGGAAGGCCTCTATGGATCAGCCGAAGCCTAACTTCCTCTACGTTGACGATCTGAAGTGCGTGAAGGTTACTAAGGACGCTATCAAGGCTGTCCGTATTGCCTCTAACAGCATCGTGCTCGGTGTCCAGGGCAACAACCTCTCCATCAACATCGACAAGGCCAGCTCTGTCCGCGTCCAGATCTTCGACTTGATGGGTCATGCTGTTTCGAACTCCATTGAATCTATGCACGCCGGTTCCAACACCGTTTCTCTCGAAAAGATGAGCAAGGGTAGCTACATCGTCCGCGTCATCCGCGGTAGCGAAGCCAAGGCTGCTCGCGTCACGATTCGCTAA